In one window of Myotis daubentonii chromosome 13, mMyoDau2.1, whole genome shotgun sequence DNA:
- the LOC132214374 gene encoding pancreatic lipase-related protein 2-like isoform X3 gives MLPSWIVGLLLLATVRGKEVCYQPFGCFPDGKPWTGISERPLKLFPWSPKLINTRFLLYTNENPNSYQLISSMDLATVNASNFHLDRKTRFIIHGFISKGEETWLTDMCQRMFKVEKVNCICVDWRRGARTGYNQAVHNIRVVGAEIAFLIEGLSTKMGYSLENVHLIGHSLGAHTAGEAGRRLGGCVGRITGLDPAEPGFQGTPEEVRLDPSDAMFVDVIHTDTSPTVPNLGFGMSQKVGHLDFYPNGGKQMPGCEKNIISSMFDINGFWKGTRDPVSCNHLRSYKYYSSSILNPDGFLGYPCASYEEFQENGCFPCPVTGCPKMGHYADQFQGNTSAVGQTFFLNTGASGNFARWRYRVSVTLAGKKEVNGSIGIALYGSNGTSEQYEIFKGSLKPDAKHVRDIDVDINLGKIQKIKFLSDNHWLNIFRDKLGASKITVQSGEYGTKYHFCSGDTVKGNQLQSLLPC, from the exons ATGCTGCCCTCCTGGATCGTCGGCCTCCTCCTGCTGGCCACCGTCAGAG GAAAGGAGGTCTGCTATCAACCTTTTGGCTGCTTCCCAGATGGGAAGCCGTGGACGGGGATCTCAGAGCGACCCCTGAAGCTATTTCCCTGGTCCCCCAAGCTCATCAACACCCGGTTTCTTCTCTACACAAATGAGAATCCCAACAGCTACCAA CTGATCTCCTCCATGGACTTGGCGACCGTGAACGCTTCAAACTTCCATCTGGACCGCAAGACGCGCTTCATCATCCACGGCTTCATAAGCAAGGGGGAGGAGACATGGCTGACGGACATGTGCCAG AGAATGTTTAAGGTGGAGAAGGTGAACTGCATCTGCGTGGACTGGAGGCGTGGGGCCAGGACAGGTTACAACCAAGCCGTCCACAACATTCGAGTCGTGGGAGCTGAGATAGCGTTCTTAATAGAAGGGCTGTCG ACCAAGATGGGCTACAGCTTGGAGAACGTGCACCTCATCGGCCACAGCCTGGGTGCACACACGGCTGGCGAGgcgggcaggaggctggggggctgcGTGGGCAGGATCACAG GACTGGATCCCGCAGAACCAGGCTTCCAGGGCACGCCTGAGGAGGTGAGGCTGGACCCGTCGGATGCCATGTTTGTGGATGTGATTCACACAGACACCTCACCCACAGTCCCTAACCTAG GTTTTGGAATGAGCCAGAAGGTGGGCCATCTGGATTTCTATccaaacggaggaaagcaaatgccCGGATGTGAGAAAAATATCATTTCATCCATGTTTGATATAAATGGATTCTGGAAAGGTAC CCGAGACCCTGTATCCTGCAATCACCTGAGAAGCTACAAGTACTACTCCAGCAGCATCCTCAACCCTGACGGCTTCCTGGGCTACCCGTGTGCCTCCTACGAGGAGTTTCAGGAG AATGGCTGTTTTCCTTGTCCAGTCACAGGATGCCCCAAAATGGGGCACTATGCTGACCAATTTCAGGGCAACACCAGCGCCGTGGGACAAACGTTTTTCCTGAACACAGGAGCGAGTGGTAACTTTGCCC GTTGGAGATACAGGGTATCAGTCACACTGGCTGGAAAAAAGGAAGTGAATGGGTCCATCGGGATTGCTTTATATGGAAGCAATGGAACCTCAGAGCAATATGAAATTTTCAA AGGATCCCTCAAACCTGATGCAAAACATGTGCGTGATATTGATGTGGACATCAATCTTGGAAAAATCCAGAAGATTAAGTTCCTCTCCGACAACCATTGGCTAAATATCTTCCGGGACAAACTGGGGGCTTCGAAAATCACAGTGCAAAGTGGAGAATATGGGACTAA GTATCATTTTTGCAGTGGCGACACCGTGAAAGGAAACCAGTTACAGTCCCTTCTCCCTTGTTAA
- the LOC132214374 gene encoding pancreatic lipase-related protein 2-like isoform X1: MAQRSSHCAGRILYPGSTEMLPSWIVGLLLLATVRGKEVCYQPFGCFPDGKPWTGISERPLKLFPWSPKLINTRFLLYTNENPNSYQLISSMDLATVNASNFHLDRKTRFIIHGFISKGEETWLTDMCQRMFKVEKVNCICVDWRRGARTGYNQAVHNIRVVGAEIAFLIEGLSTKMGYSLENVHLIGHSLGAHTAGEAGRRLGGCVGRITGLDPAEPGFQGTPEEVRLDPSDAMFVDVIHTDTSPTVPNLGFGMSQKVGHLDFYPNGGKQMPGCEKNIISSMFDINGFWKGTRDPVSCNHLRSYKYYSSSILNPDGFLGYPCASYEEFQENGCFPCPVTGCPKMGHYADQFQGNTSAVGQTFFLNTGASGNFARWRYRVSVTLAGKKEVNGSIGIALYGSNGTSEQYEIFKGSLKPDAKHVRDIDVDINLGKIQKIKFLSDNHWLNIFRDKLGASKITVQSGEYGTKYHFCSGDTVKGNQLQSLLPC; this comes from the exons ATGGCCCAGAGGAGCAGCCACTGTGCTGGGAGGATCCTGTATCCGGGTTCTACAGAG ATGCTGCCCTCCTGGATCGTCGGCCTCCTCCTGCTGGCCACCGTCAGAG GAAAGGAGGTCTGCTATCAACCTTTTGGCTGCTTCCCAGATGGGAAGCCGTGGACGGGGATCTCAGAGCGACCCCTGAAGCTATTTCCCTGGTCCCCCAAGCTCATCAACACCCGGTTTCTTCTCTACACAAATGAGAATCCCAACAGCTACCAA CTGATCTCCTCCATGGACTTGGCGACCGTGAACGCTTCAAACTTCCATCTGGACCGCAAGACGCGCTTCATCATCCACGGCTTCATAAGCAAGGGGGAGGAGACATGGCTGACGGACATGTGCCAG AGAATGTTTAAGGTGGAGAAGGTGAACTGCATCTGCGTGGACTGGAGGCGTGGGGCCAGGACAGGTTACAACCAAGCCGTCCACAACATTCGAGTCGTGGGAGCTGAGATAGCGTTCTTAATAGAAGGGCTGTCG ACCAAGATGGGCTACAGCTTGGAGAACGTGCACCTCATCGGCCACAGCCTGGGTGCACACACGGCTGGCGAGgcgggcaggaggctggggggctgcGTGGGCAGGATCACAG GACTGGATCCCGCAGAACCAGGCTTCCAGGGCACGCCTGAGGAGGTGAGGCTGGACCCGTCGGATGCCATGTTTGTGGATGTGATTCACACAGACACCTCACCCACAGTCCCTAACCTAG GTTTTGGAATGAGCCAGAAGGTGGGCCATCTGGATTTCTATccaaacggaggaaagcaaatgccCGGATGTGAGAAAAATATCATTTCATCCATGTTTGATATAAATGGATTCTGGAAAGGTAC CCGAGACCCTGTATCCTGCAATCACCTGAGAAGCTACAAGTACTACTCCAGCAGCATCCTCAACCCTGACGGCTTCCTGGGCTACCCGTGTGCCTCCTACGAGGAGTTTCAGGAG AATGGCTGTTTTCCTTGTCCAGTCACAGGATGCCCCAAAATGGGGCACTATGCTGACCAATTTCAGGGCAACACCAGCGCCGTGGGACAAACGTTTTTCCTGAACACAGGAGCGAGTGGTAACTTTGCCC GTTGGAGATACAGGGTATCAGTCACACTGGCTGGAAAAAAGGAAGTGAATGGGTCCATCGGGATTGCTTTATATGGAAGCAATGGAACCTCAGAGCAATATGAAATTTTCAA AGGATCCCTCAAACCTGATGCAAAACATGTGCGTGATATTGATGTGGACATCAATCTTGGAAAAATCCAGAAGATTAAGTTCCTCTCCGACAACCATTGGCTAAATATCTTCCGGGACAAACTGGGGGCTTCGAAAATCACAGTGCAAAGTGGAGAATATGGGACTAA GTATCATTTTTGCAGTGGCGACACCGTGAAAGGAAACCAGTTACAGTCCCTTCTCCCTTGTTAA
- the LOC132214374 gene encoding pancreatic lipase-related protein 2-like isoform X2, protein MAQRSSHCAGRILYPGSTEMLPSWIVGLLLLATVRGKEVCYQPFGCFPDGKPWTGISERPLKLFPWSPKLINTRFLLYTNENPNSYQLISSMDLATVNASNFHLDRKTRFIIHGFISKGEETWLTDMCQRMFKVEKVNCICVDWRRGARTGYNQAVHNIRVVGAEIAFLIEGLSTKMGYSLENVHLIGHSLGAHTAGEAGRRLGGCVGRITGLDPAEPGFQGTPEEVRLDPSDAMFVDVIHTDTSPTVPNLGFGMSQKVGHLDFYPNGGKQMPGCEKNIISSMFDINGFWKGSRDPVSCNHLRSYKYYSSSILNPDGFLGYPCASYEEFQENGCFPCPVTGCPKMGHYADQFQGNTSAVGQTFFLNTGASGNFARWRYRVSVTLAGKKEVNGSIGIALYGSNGTSEQYEIFKGSLKPDAKHVRDIDVDINLGKIQKIKFLSDNHWLNIFRDKLGASKITVQSGEYGTKYHFCSGDTVKGNQLQSLLPC, encoded by the exons ATGGCCCAGAGGAGCAGCCACTGTGCTGGGAGGATCCTGTATCCGGGTTCTACAGAG ATGCTGCCCTCCTGGATCGTCGGCCTCCTCCTGCTGGCCACCGTCAGAG GAAAGGAGGTCTGCTATCAACCTTTTGGCTGCTTCCCAGATGGGAAGCCGTGGACGGGGATCTCAGAGCGACCCCTGAAGCTATTTCCCTGGTCCCCCAAGCTCATCAACACCCGGTTTCTTCTCTACACAAATGAGAATCCCAACAGCTACCAA CTGATCTCCTCCATGGACTTGGCGACCGTGAACGCTTCAAACTTCCATCTGGACCGCAAGACGCGCTTCATCATCCACGGCTTCATAAGCAAGGGGGAGGAGACATGGCTGACGGACATGTGCCAG AGAATGTTTAAGGTGGAGAAGGTGAACTGCATCTGCGTGGACTGGAGGCGTGGGGCCAGGACAGGTTACAACCAAGCCGTCCACAACATTCGAGTCGTGGGAGCTGAGATAGCGTTCTTAATAGAAGGGCTGTCG ACCAAGATGGGCTACAGCTTGGAGAACGTGCACCTCATCGGCCACAGCCTGGGTGCACACACGGCTGGCGAGgcgggcaggaggctggggggctgcGTGGGCAGGATCACAG GACTGGATCCCGCAGAACCAGGCTTCCAGGGCACGCCTGAGGAGGTGAGGCTGGACCCGTCGGATGCCATGTTTGTGGATGTGATTCACACAGACACCTCACCCACAGTCCCTAACCTAG GTTTTGGAATGAGCCAGAAGGTGGGCCATCTGGATTTCTATccaaacggaggaaagcaaatgccCGGATGTGAGAAAAATATCATTTCATCCATGTTTGATATAAATGGATTCTGGAAAG GAAGCCGAGACCCTGTATCCTGCAATCACCTGAGAAGCTACAAGTACTACTCCAGCAGCATCCTCAACCCTGACGGCTTCCTGGGCTACCCGTGTGCCTCCTACGAGGAGTTTCAGGAG AATGGCTGTTTTCCTTGTCCAGTCACAGGATGCCCCAAAATGGGGCACTATGCTGACCAATTTCAGGGCAACACCAGCGCCGTGGGACAAACGTTTTTCCTGAACACAGGAGCGAGTGGTAACTTTGCCC GTTGGAGATACAGGGTATCAGTCACACTGGCTGGAAAAAAGGAAGTGAATGGGTCCATCGGGATTGCTTTATATGGAAGCAATGGAACCTCAGAGCAATATGAAATTTTCAA AGGATCCCTCAAACCTGATGCAAAACATGTGCGTGATATTGATGTGGACATCAATCTTGGAAAAATCCAGAAGATTAAGTTCCTCTCCGACAACCATTGGCTAAATATCTTCCGGGACAAACTGGGGGCTTCGAAAATCACAGTGCAAAGTGGAGAATATGGGACTAA GTATCATTTTTGCAGTGGCGACACCGTGAAAGGAAACCAGTTACAGTCCCTTCTCCCTTGTTAA